The following coding sequences are from one Nodosilinea sp. FACHB-141 window:
- a CDS encoding CP12 domain-containing protein, with amino-acid sequence MSATTAVFTNTATPADRKASLEGQLRAALEHARRLSAMDGHCNRDVAIAWEAVEELQVAQRQQRATAQSAFAQYCLANPEAPEARMYDV; translated from the coding sequence ATGAGTGCAACCACCGCTGTTTTTACCAACACCGCTACCCCCGCCGATCGCAAGGCATCTCTGGAGGGCCAACTGCGGGCCGCCCTCGAGCACGCTAGACGGCTGTCGGCTATGGATGGGCACTGCAACCGTGACGTTGCGATCGCATGGGAAGCCGTCGAAGAACTTCAGGTGGCCCAGCGCCAGCAACGGGCCACCGCGCAGTCGGCCTTTGCTCAGTACTGCCTGGCCAACCCCGAGGCACCTGAAGCCCGTATGTATGATGTCTAG
- a CDS encoding LamG-like jellyroll fold domain-containing protein, whose translation MADLVVNYSLASATTLTNPDGTLPAILTNCTEAAGPGATALGTLDKALHFDTGASIQTTLSPGAITPNRFCIRVAFLANGPVTTRQNLVECTALPFAMFLEPGSTDDCFNLVVAVANSRVDWAIAHTTNRVALTFNTWYVVSLVYDLDTLALMVDDTVLAVTAFPNGGLNAGSGDKLWIGSWVDGLRWPFKGDIAAVQIYSDIPADLETALDAKRSTPEWFLTHKHNAIRPTLNLGNKISDFYFDTAISSYVQPFEGGLISYTEIHGVAFEMHGSIYALYQGDSNLRRSLGAPASDEINGRRAGSRKSVFAQGCIYWSPQTGAVPVLGRLYLDYEMLGEGGSAIGLPTAAQTAIPGGVMQQFQGGRMYYRSGASNAFEVHGSILGKYDATGGVSRWGFPVSHESDVRRDSQVIGKVSHFESCTIYWSGATGAHIIYGDIRRKYLEVGGPQGALGFPTSSEEDIPGVSGPARYNTFQQGSILWFNGQLHVCYPFRFFIGRVDTKEEDRDFLDVDGQNDLYCRIAISVNGHRVYDKKLPEGDKHFSSANIKDVNFNVPYAVLPGDPNLNVQFQVEIWECDSGNLFGGDDDLLGRFTKDLNIRNAWGLRDNANGIFRASNFGPWMNFMDWSIKPQLGANTPLDFFSTINQGTPTVDFREYAAAFGDVDPDWEFDFGLIDDGLKALFYELVVKGVAAGGNCFGMATEAIYAYKDMSRLSRPLNRFGNWAEVENDFNVRQTYQVGADAIWWFVGQFLSGKTHNPVSVFNDTWDAHNRGLNPVICLSQNYDFTGAPHCIMPIAWRNTGSEMQIDVFDPNSASSVQRIVIDPARNTFRYENGRVYEGGEWSGGRLHYMPFSVLNHRQRTPVWDAIMLLLSGVVLILGDSAETLSLTDENGNNLNAFKDTSRKVENLAGKFVPFPGFSGNNPIKGELLLGMRPKRSRFIPLDNVLLDSVQLNNVSNLGINANLRRNLGPTLSANVNPNLNVNLGGARFRDRAILDAIQRNQQPTDLDSWVHTLRGVSAGRLQYYSKRPLQALQVGGAIRANDRLTMSANRLQTVDNEFKVVAQNANAYTLSAVSKLGAGRDFVKVTVENVPAEANQELKINLQPGLNTMDVVSNGAPFNATITYEGRVNDKPLRSQYTVPMSQGMRLTAPNLEDAGTLKVSGIERILGEVHATQLIQGQ comes from the coding sequence ATGGCCGATCTCGTCGTCAACTACTCCCTCGCCAGCGCCACCACCCTCACCAACCCCGACGGCACCCTGCCCGCCATCCTCACCAACTGCACCGAAGCTGCCGGACCCGGCGCAACCGCCCTCGGCACCCTCGACAAAGCCCTCCACTTCGACACCGGGGCCTCCATTCAAACCACCCTGTCACCGGGGGCCATCACCCCCAACCGGTTCTGCATTCGCGTCGCCTTTTTGGCCAACGGTCCCGTCACCACCCGGCAAAACCTGGTTGAATGCACCGCCCTACCCTTTGCCATGTTTTTAGAGCCCGGCAGCACTGACGATTGCTTCAACCTAGTCGTTGCCGTGGCCAATAGCCGAGTCGACTGGGCGATCGCCCACACCACCAACCGTGTCGCTCTCACCTTCAACACCTGGTACGTCGTCAGCCTCGTCTACGACCTCGACACCCTCGCCCTCATGGTCGATGACACCGTCCTCGCCGTCACCGCTTTCCCCAACGGTGGCCTCAACGCGGGCAGCGGCGACAAACTGTGGATTGGCTCCTGGGTCGATGGCCTGCGCTGGCCCTTCAAGGGCGACATCGCCGCCGTGCAAATCTACAGCGACATTCCGGCCGACCTCGAAACCGCCCTCGATGCCAAGCGCTCCACCCCCGAGTGGTTTCTCACCCACAAGCACAACGCGATTCGGCCCACGCTCAACCTGGGCAATAAAATCTCAGATTTTTACTTCGACACCGCCATCTCCAGCTACGTGCAGCCCTTTGAGGGCGGTCTGATTTCCTACACCGAAATCCACGGTGTCGCCTTTGAAATGCATGGCTCTATCTACGCCCTCTACCAAGGCGACTCAAACCTGCGCCGCAGCCTCGGTGCCCCGGCCAGCGACGAGATCAACGGTCGTCGGGCCGGGTCACGCAAGAGCGTCTTTGCCCAAGGCTGCATTTACTGGTCGCCCCAGACCGGCGCGGTGCCCGTCCTCGGTCGCCTCTACCTCGACTACGAAATGCTGGGCGAAGGTGGCAGTGCGATCGGTTTGCCCACCGCCGCTCAAACCGCCATCCCCGGCGGCGTTATGCAGCAGTTTCAGGGGGGGCGCATGTATTATCGCAGCGGGGCCTCCAACGCCTTTGAGGTGCACGGCTCCATCCTCGGCAAGTATGACGCCACCGGGGGCGTCAGCCGCTGGGGCTTCCCCGTCAGCCACGAGAGCGACGTGCGCCGCGACAGTCAGGTAATCGGCAAAGTCAGCCACTTTGAGAGCTGCACGATCTACTGGAGCGGAGCCACCGGCGCCCACATCATCTACGGCGACATCCGCCGCAAATACCTCGAAGTCGGCGGCCCCCAGGGGGCGCTGGGCTTCCCCACCAGTTCAGAAGAAGACATTCCCGGTGTGTCTGGCCCCGCCCGCTACAACACCTTCCAGCAGGGCAGCATTCTCTGGTTTAACGGCCAGCTCCACGTCTGCTACCCCTTCCGGTTCTTTATTGGCCGAGTCGACACCAAAGAAGAAGACCGCGACTTTCTCGATGTCGATGGCCAAAACGACCTCTATTGCCGCATTGCCATCTCGGTGAATGGCCACCGCGTTTACGACAAAAAACTGCCCGAGGGCGACAAGCACTTCAGCAGCGCCAACATCAAAGACGTCAACTTCAACGTGCCCTACGCTGTGCTGCCCGGCGACCCCAACCTCAACGTGCAGTTCCAGGTCGAAATTTGGGAGTGCGACTCGGGTAACCTGTTCGGCGGCGACGATGACTTGCTGGGTCGCTTTACTAAAGACCTCAACATTCGCAACGCCTGGGGCCTGCGCGACAACGCCAACGGCATTTTCAGGGCCAGCAACTTTGGCCCCTGGATGAACTTTATGGACTGGTCGATTAAGCCCCAACTGGGAGCCAATACGCCCCTCGACTTCTTCTCAACAATCAACCAGGGCACCCCCACCGTCGATTTTCGCGAATACGCCGCGGCCTTTGGCGATGTTGACCCCGACTGGGAGTTTGACTTTGGCCTGATCGACGATGGCCTCAAGGCGCTGTTCTACGAGCTGGTGGTCAAGGGCGTCGCCGCCGGGGGCAACTGCTTTGGCATGGCCACCGAGGCCATCTACGCCTACAAAGACATGAGCCGCCTCAGCCGCCCCCTCAACCGCTTTGGCAACTGGGCCGAGGTCGAGAATGACTTTAACGTGCGCCAAACCTACCAAGTAGGGGCCGATGCCATCTGGTGGTTTGTAGGCCAGTTTCTCAGCGGCAAAACCCACAACCCGGTTAGCGTCTTTAACGACACCTGGGATGCCCACAATCGGGGCCTCAACCCGGTGATCTGCCTATCGCAAAACTACGACTTTACCGGCGCGCCCCACTGCATAATGCCCATCGCCTGGCGCAACACCGGCAGCGAAATGCAGATCGATGTGTTTGACCCCAACTCGGCCAGCAGCGTCCAGCGCATTGTCATCGACCCGGCCCGCAACACCTTCCGCTATGAGAATGGCCGCGTCTACGAAGGCGGCGAGTGGAGCGGTGGCCGCCTGCACTACATGCCCTTCTCGGTGCTCAACCACCGCCAGCGCACCCCGGTGTGGGATGCGATTATGCTGCTGCTGAGTGGCGTGGTGCTGATTTTGGGCGACAGCGCCGAAACCCTCAGCCTTACCGACGAAAACGGCAACAACCTCAACGCCTTTAAAGACACCTCCCGCAAGGTCGAGAACCTGGCCGGCAAGTTTGTGCCCTTCCCCGGCTTCTCGGGTAACAACCCGATCAAAGGCGAGCTGCTGCTGGGCATGCGACCGAAGCGATCGCGCTTTATCCCCCTCGACAACGTGCTGCTCGATTCAGTGCAGCTCAACAATGTCAGCAACCTGGGCATCAATGCCAACCTGCGCCGCAACCTGGGTCCGACGCTATCTGCCAACGTCAACCCCAACCTGAATGTGAATTTGGGGGGAGCTCGATTCCGCGATCGCGCCATTCTCGATGCAATCCAGCGCAACCAGCAGCCCACCGACCTGGATAGCTGGGTGCACACCCTGCGCGGGGTTAGCGCTGGCCGGTTGCAGTATTACTCAAAGCGTCCTCTCCAGGCGCTGCAGGTGGGAGGCGCAATTCGCGCCAATGATCGGCTCACCATGTCGGCCAATCGTCTGCAAACCGTCGACAACGAGTTCAAAGTCGTAGCCCAAAACGCCAACGCCTATACCCTATCGGCGGTTTCTAAGCTGGGGGCCGGGCGCGACTTCGTCAAAGTCACCGTCGAGAACGTGCCCGCCGAGGCCAACCAGGAGCTGAAAATTAACCTCCAACCCGGTCTCAACACCATGGATGTGGTCTCCAACGGTGCCCCTTTTAACGCCACCATCACCTACGAAGGGCGCGTCAACGACAAACCCCTCCGCAGCCAGTACACCGTCCCCATGTCACAGGGCATGCGGCTCACCGCCCCCAACCTCGAAGACGCAGGCACCCTCAAAGTCAGCGGCATCGAGCGCATCCTGGGCGAAGTCCACGCTACCCAGCTGATTCAAGGGCAATAG
- a CDS encoding dienelactone hydrolase family protein encodes MPVKQAIEQADVTVATPEGYMPAFLCKPTRSGPFPAVLLLMEAFGLTAHIRDVAARIAQEGYVVLAPDLYYREPTDHTFSYDQVDAAMALMWQLDFGPPVENDLKAAIAYLKARPDTDRIGVTGFCLGGGLSFLTACRFSADITAAAPFYGMVLDEWIEAVQDITVPMLLFFGGQDPFIGGDRVQQIETRFQQLGKIYTVQVYPDATHGFFCHERESYHPAAAEHAWQTLMDFFKLHLSTQLCSNKI; translated from the coding sequence ATGCCGGTTAAACAAGCCATTGAACAGGCTGACGTCACCGTGGCCACCCCCGAGGGCTACATGCCCGCTTTTTTGTGCAAACCCACGCGATCGGGACCTTTCCCCGCTGTTTTGCTGCTAATGGAAGCCTTTGGCTTAACCGCCCACATTCGCGACGTGGCAGCCCGGATAGCGCAGGAGGGCTATGTGGTCCTGGCCCCCGACTTGTACTACCGCGAACCGACCGACCATACCTTTAGCTACGACCAAGTTGATGCCGCTATGGCGTTGATGTGGCAGCTCGATTTTGGCCCGCCGGTTGAGAATGATCTCAAAGCCGCGATCGCCTATCTCAAAGCGCGCCCCGACACCGATCGCATTGGCGTCACCGGGTTTTGCCTAGGGGGAGGGTTGAGCTTTCTCACCGCCTGCCGCTTTTCAGCCGATATTACCGCCGCTGCGCCCTTTTACGGCATGGTGCTCGATGAGTGGATCGAAGCGGTGCAGGATATTACTGTGCCAATGCTGTTGTTTTTTGGTGGTCAAGATCCGTTTATTGGGGGCGATCGCGTGCAGCAAATCGAGACTAGGTTTCAGCAGCTCGGCAAAATCTACACCGTGCAAGTGTATCCAGATGCCACACACGGATTTTTTTGCCACGAGCGCGAGTCCTACCATCCTGCCGCCGCCGAGCACGCTTGGCAGACCTTGATGGACTTTTTCAAGCTGCATTTATCAACGCAACTGTGTTCAAACAAAATCTGA
- a CDS encoding AraC family transcriptional regulator, with amino-acid sequence MLPIDPTVSVLDHREANPAEGLLPQPAVLTSSGWDGLHLELYQQPKFCTAEHQHTLHAIALGFPDPSNQMPTGYRWLDGKRHREDRTAGGISIIPAGTTHRCSWDSAAQFMVLALEPDLLQQMGQDWVQVDRIELRPQFMEADDRLVSTVLSTLKTEAELGGLGSPLLVDSLKTTLAIHLLRHYCTTQPRLASVAGGLSQTQRQQVKAYIDAHLHQEPTLVELAAIARLSPAYFARLFKHSEGVTPHQYILQRRVERAQFWLRHSPLGLAEIAAKVGFCDQSHLTRWFKRLTGATPTQFRQS; translated from the coding sequence ATGTTGCCCATAGACCCAACTGTCTCAGTGCTTGACCATCGGGAGGCGAATCCAGCGGAAGGATTGCTGCCCCAACCGGCGGTCTTAACCAGCTCTGGCTGGGACGGATTGCACCTGGAGCTGTACCAGCAGCCAAAGTTTTGTACCGCAGAGCATCAACACACCCTGCACGCGATCGCCCTGGGTTTTCCTGATCCTTCAAATCAGATGCCCACGGGGTACCGCTGGCTAGACGGCAAGCGCCACCGAGAAGATCGCACAGCGGGCGGCATATCGATTATTCCAGCCGGCACAACCCACCGCTGTAGCTGGGATAGTGCCGCGCAGTTCATGGTGCTGGCCCTAGAGCCCGACCTGCTGCAACAGATGGGGCAAGATTGGGTGCAGGTCGATCGCATTGAGCTAAGGCCGCAGTTTATGGAGGCCGACGATCGGTTGGTGAGCACAGTACTCTCCACGCTAAAAACCGAGGCCGAACTGGGTGGCCTCGGCAGCCCACTGCTGGTAGATAGCCTAAAAACGACCTTAGCGATTCATCTGCTGCGCCACTACTGCACCACCCAGCCGAGGCTGGCCAGCGTTGCCGGGGGGCTATCTCAGACGCAGCGCCAACAGGTCAAGGCCTATATCGATGCCCACCTGCATCAAGAGCCAACGCTAGTTGAGCTAGCTGCGATCGCCCGCCTGAGCCCAGCCTACTTTGCCCGCCTATTCAAGCACAGCGAGGGGGTTACTCCCCACCAATACATTCTGCAACGCCGGGTTGAGCGCGCCCAGTTTTGGCTTCGCCACAGCCCCCTGGGCCTGGCCGAGATTGCCGCCAAAGTTGGCTTCTGCGATCAAAGCCATCTCACTCGCTGGTTCAAACGCCTGACCGGGGCCACCCCCACCCAGTTTCGCCAATCGTGA
- a CDS encoding YciI family protein: protein MKVMVLVKANADSEAGVMPSEALLAEMGQFNEELANAGVMLAGEGLHPSSKGVRVACSGKTRTVIDGPFAETKELLAGFWIWQVQSMAEAIDWVKRSPFQNDEIEIRPIFEADDFGEAFTPELREQEDRIRAELEKGK from the coding sequence ATGAAAGTTATGGTTTTAGTCAAAGCCAACGCCGACTCGGAGGCAGGGGTAATGCCCAGCGAAGCACTTTTGGCTGAAATGGGACAGTTTAATGAAGAACTGGCTAACGCTGGCGTGATGCTGGCGGGCGAGGGACTACATCCGAGTTCAAAAGGGGTGAGGGTAGCCTGCTCGGGCAAAACTCGCACCGTTATCGACGGCCCGTTCGCCGAGACCAAAGAACTGCTAGCCGGGTTCTGGATTTGGCAAGTGCAGTCGATGGCAGAAGCGATTGACTGGGTTAAGCGCAGCCCTTTTCAAAACGACGAAATCGAGATTCGACCGATCTTTGAGGCAGATGACTTTGGCGAGGCCTTTACTCCAGAGCTGCGGGAACAGGAAGACCGCATACGAGCTGAGTTAGAAAAAGGGAAATAA
- a CDS encoding tetratricopeptide repeat protein — MSGAASPHPPHLSAIQRLNFIRTLNALPVPQFEELVFSLNPPRGIVPPDVAALGNRTSVLLQWAEGSTGPGLAQVQDLLSLILGEPNPAASNTVSASPLFLAPRRNPFFTGREELLKQIHQAMAAGEPAALSGLGGVGKTQIAAEYAHRHREQYSDVLWVRAETHDELVSGLTALAQDLGLALSQETDQAVVVQAVKGWLSKNSGWLLILDNADHLELVRDWLGLCDHGHILLTTRASETRPLAVCVEVLKMPTQEGALFLLRRCGRVGQEGTWAEATEADQTLALALCEQMDGLPLALDQAGAYILEMPSSLTEYLRLYQAAEPQLLAQRGDNALDHPSVTITFGLAVRVASQRLPAVADFLNLCAFLAPDGIPEELFKDGAAAFEELLQSVLTEPLEYMALLREAGRFSLVVRDVQEQTFSLHRLVQAVVRDGLDEAAQENLVRQLLEAISSAFPKIEFVNWSMCDRLLPHALALVGWQQHFAIEIKSTGRLLNQIAFYLKERGRYSEAEPLYQNALAMRKRLLGDEHPNVATSLNNLAVLYYSQGRYGEAELLYQNALAMRKRLLDDEHSDVAHSFNNLASLYYSQGRYGKAEPLFQEALAMQKRLLGDEHPNVARSLNNLAVLYNNQGRYGEAEPLYQDALAMQKRLLGDEHSAVARSLNNLAMLYTNQGRYGEAKPLYQDALEMRKRLLGDEHPDVASSLNNLAMLYANQGRCEEAEPLYQNALSIYKQLLGDEHPKTKTVRQDLKRLQQRQES, encoded by the coding sequence ATGTCTGGAGCAGCCTCGCCCCACCCGCCCCATTTGTCAGCCATCCAGCGGCTCAATTTCATTCGTACGCTGAATGCATTGCCAGTGCCACAGTTTGAGGAGCTGGTTTTTAGCTTGAACCCACCACGGGGCATTGTTCCGCCAGATGTGGCGGCTTTGGGAAATCGCACGTCGGTTTTGCTGCAATGGGCAGAAGGCTCGACTGGCCCTGGCCTGGCTCAGGTGCAAGACCTGTTGAGCCTGATTTTGGGAGAACCTAACCCTGCTGCATCTAACACCGTCAGTGCTAGCCCCCTGTTTTTGGCTCCGCGCCGGAACCCGTTTTTTACGGGGCGAGAGGAGCTGCTAAAGCAGATTCACCAGGCGATGGCGGCGGGGGAACCGGCAGCGCTGAGCGGGTTAGGGGGCGTGGGCAAAACGCAGATTGCGGCGGAGTATGCCCATCGCCACCGAGAGCAGTATAGCGATGTGCTGTGGGTGCGGGCCGAAACTCATGATGAGCTAGTTTCGGGGCTCACGGCCCTGGCCCAAGACTTGGGGCTGGCGCTGAGCCAGGAGACCGACCAGGCGGTGGTGGTGCAGGCGGTGAAAGGCTGGTTAAGCAAAAACTCTGGCTGGCTGTTGATATTAGACAATGCCGACCATTTGGAGCTGGTGAGAGATTGGCTGGGGCTGTGCGACCATGGTCACATTTTGCTAACTACTCGCGCCTCGGAGACGCGTCCGCTAGCGGTGTGTGTTGAGGTGCTAAAAATGCCAACCCAGGAGGGGGCGCTGTTTTTGCTGCGGCGCTGCGGTCGGGTGGGCCAGGAGGGCACTTGGGCAGAGGCAACGGAAGCCGATCAAACTCTGGCCTTGGCACTGTGTGAGCAGATGGATGGGCTGCCGTTGGCCCTTGACCAAGCGGGGGCCTACATTTTAGAAATGCCCTCTAGCCTGACGGAATATTTGCGGCTTTACCAAGCAGCTGAGCCGCAGTTGTTGGCCCAGCGGGGAGACAACGCCCTCGACCATCCTTCGGTGACGATTACATTTGGTCTAGCGGTGCGAGTAGCTAGCCAGCGACTACCAGCGGTGGCGGATTTTCTGAATCTGTGCGCGTTTTTGGCCCCAGATGGCATTCCTGAAGAGCTGTTTAAAGACGGTGCAGCTGCGTTTGAGGAACTGTTGCAGAGTGTCCTGACAGAGCCGCTGGAGTATATGGCACTGCTGCGAGAAGCGGGGCGATTTTCGCTGGTGGTGCGTGATGTGCAGGAGCAGACTTTTAGCCTGCACCGGCTGGTGCAGGCGGTAGTTCGCGATGGGTTGGATGAGGCGGCGCAGGAAAATTTAGTTCGACAACTACTGGAGGCCATAAGTAGTGCATTTCCAAAGATTGAGTTTGTGAATTGGTCGATGTGCGATCGCCTGCTGCCCCATGCCTTGGCCCTAGTAGGTTGGCAACAGCACTTTGCAATTGAGATTAAATCGACTGGACGATTGCTCAATCAAATTGCATTTTACTTGAAGGAACGTGGTCGTTACAGCGAAGCCGAACCTCTCTATCAAAATGCCCTGGCGATGCGCAAACGGCTGTTGGGTGACGAGCATCCCAATGTTGCTACCAGCCTCAATAATCTGGCTGTGCTCTACTACAGTCAGGGGCGCTATGGGGAAGCCGAACTTCTCTATCAAAATGCCCTAGCGATGCGCAAACGGCTGTTGGACGACGAGCATTCCGATGTCGCCCATAGTTTCAATAATCTGGCCAGTCTCTACTACAGTCAAGGGCGCTATGGGAAAGCCGAACCCCTTTTTCAAGAAGCCCTGGCGATGCAAAAACGGTTGTTGGGTGACGAGCATCCCAATGTTGCTCGTAGCCTTAATAATCTAGCTGTGCTCTACAACAATCAAGGGCGCTATGGGGAGGCCGAACCCCTCTATCAAGATGCCCTAGCGATGCAAAAACGGCTGTTGGGCGACGAGCATTCTGCTGTCGCTCGTAGTCTCAATAATCTGGCCATGCTCTACACCAATCAAGGGCGTTATGGGGAGGCCAAACCCCTCTATCAAGATGCCTTGGAAATGCGCAAACGGCTATTGGGCGACGAGCATCCTGATGTTGCCAGTAGCCTCAATAATCTGGCCATGCTCTACGCCAATCAAGGGCGCTGTGAGGAGGCCGAACCCCTCTACCAAAATGCCCTGTCGATATATAAACAGCTATTAGGCGACGAGCATCCCAAAACTAAGACGGTTCGGCAAGATCTGAAACGCTTGCAGCAGAGGCAAGAGTCTTAA
- a CDS encoding glycine zipper domain-containing protein has product MTSTSSNQHPSGMPEERIVIQATDFPTAQSEQTEEAEKNQSGGHTVAKAVGATGGSVAGAVVGRMVGGKVGAAIGAVGGAIAGAAIGDQAASGMDQQVENVAGSIKSAAESVTHQVEDTLDSVKAKIDETDVKGLAESAKQKINEADVRGVSQSIQGKIDEADVRGVTQSVQGKIDEADVRGVSQSIQGKIDEADVRGVSQSVKGKIDEADVRGVTESAKSTINNDVAPAIKNTINQTSQKAKNAANSAASAAKMSLKESSSNTNTNPEGWKDPLIEQKLHDNQGYL; this is encoded by the coding sequence ATGACCAGTACAAGCAGCAATCAACATCCATCTGGAATGCCTGAAGAAAGGATTGTAATTCAGGCCACCGATTTCCCTACTGCTCAATCTGAGCAGACAGAGGAAGCCGAAAAAAATCAAAGCGGTGGGCACACCGTAGCAAAAGCCGTTGGCGCAACCGGAGGTAGTGTTGCAGGTGCGGTAGTTGGTCGAATGGTCGGCGGTAAAGTGGGCGCAGCCATTGGCGCTGTGGGTGGCGCGATCGCAGGTGCAGCTATTGGTGATCAAGCCGCTTCAGGCATGGATCAGCAAGTAGAAAATGTGGCGGGTTCAATTAAGAGTGCAGCTGAAAGCGTTACCCATCAAGTAGAAGATACTCTTGATAGCGTTAAAGCAAAGATTGATGAAACCGATGTCAAGGGGCTAGCTGAGTCTGCAAAGCAGAAGATCAACGAAGCCGATGTCCGCGGTGTTAGTCAATCTATTCAAGGCAAGATTGATGAAGCAGATGTTCGCGGCGTAACTCAGTCTGTGCAAGGCAAAATTGACGAAGCGGATGTCCGCGGCGTGAGCCAGTCTATTCAAGGCAAGATTGATGAAGCCGATGTTCGTGGTGTAAGCCAGTCTGTAAAAGGCAAAATCGATGAAGCAGACGTTCGTGGAGTCACAGAGTCTGCCAAGAGCACAATTAATAATGACGTAGCGCCTGCGATCAAAAACACCATCAACCAAACATCTCAGAAAGCTAAAAATGCTGCCAACAGCGCAGCTTCAGCGGCCAAGATGTCCCTAAAAGAATCCTCGTCCAATACGAATACGAATCCAGAGGGCTGGAAAGATCCTCTGATTGAGCAAAAGCTTCACGACAACCAAGGATACCTTTAG
- a CDS encoding endonuclease domain-containing protein, protein MSAQPTERWQIPEDLRRRMVEVARQLRQEQTFTENLLWQHLRRKQRGYKVRRQQPIGPFVVDFYISQAQLVIEIDGSSHAHRAERDRQRQTLLEELGLTVLRFTTDTVEHDCSTVLTDIDRAVKTLSP, encoded by the coding sequence GTGTCTGCCCAACCGACAGAGCGATGGCAAATTCCCGAAGACCTGCGCCGCCGCATGGTCGAAGTCGCTCGCCAGCTTAGGCAAGAGCAAACCTTTACCGAAAATCTGTTGTGGCAACACCTGCGGCGTAAACAACGGGGCTACAAAGTCCGCCGTCAGCAGCCGATCGGTCCATTCGTGGTTGATTTTTATATTTCTCAAGCACAGTTAGTCATCGAGATCGATGGGTCAAGCCATGCTCACAGAGCAGAGCGCGATCGCCAAAGACAAACCCTACTCGAAGAACTCGGCCTCACCGTACTGCGGTTCACAACCGACACCGTTGAACACGACTGTTCCACAGTACTTACAGACATCGACAGAGCTGTCAAAACCCTATCGCCATAA
- a CDS encoding MFS transporter: protein MKPVFYVILANSLVAILTNTLVWFGVTFWVYLQTRSVLATSVMAGIYLVTVAVSGFFLGSLVDRYRKKNALLISSVGSLVMYALAYLIYASTPAAVFADASSAMLWGFIVLTLMGAIAGNLRTIALPTLVTILIAETERDKANGLVGTINGVAFLGASVVSGLAIGFLGMYWMLVMAIALTVLTILHLCTIAIPEKRIVQTGAKTDHIDIRGTIQVIRLVPGLFALIFFNCFNNFLGGVFMSLMDAYGLSLVSVQVWGIVWGVLSLGFIVGGLGVARFGLGKSPLRTMFLSNIVMWIVAMGFTIQPSIILLAVGLLVYLCLIPVVEASEQLILQTMIPLERQGRVFGFAQSVEQAASPLTAFMIGPIAQFLFIPFMTTGAGVDLIGPWFGTGTDRGIALLFTLTGCVGLVVTVLAMRSRAYRNLSADYQRRYAETVQLEAGNL, encoded by the coding sequence ATGAAACCCGTTTTCTATGTCATTTTGGCCAACTCATTGGTGGCGATTCTAACCAACACTTTGGTCTGGTTTGGAGTCACGTTTTGGGTTTACCTGCAAACCCGATCGGTGCTGGCGACCTCGGTGATGGCTGGCATATATCTGGTCACCGTCGCTGTTTCCGGCTTTTTCTTGGGTTCGCTGGTCGATCGCTACCGCAAAAAAAACGCCCTGCTGATTTCCAGCGTTGGTTCGCTGGTGATGTATGCGCTCGCCTACCTAATTTATGCATCTACGCCAGCGGCTGTTTTTGCCGATGCGTCTAGTGCCATGCTCTGGGGATTTATTGTGTTGACGCTGATGGGGGCGATCGCAGGCAACCTGCGCACCATCGCTCTGCCAACTCTGGTCACGATACTGATTGCTGAAACGGAGCGCGACAAAGCCAACGGCCTAGTCGGCACTATCAATGGCGTGGCTTTTTTGGGGGCTTCTGTGGTCAGCGGGCTGGCGATCGGGTTTTTGGGCATGTATTGGATGCTGGTGATGGCGATCGCGCTCACTGTCCTAACCATTCTTCATTTGTGCACTATTGCTATTCCTGAAAAGCGCATTGTTCAGACTGGGGCGAAAACTGATCACATCGATATTCGAGGCACGATTCAGGTGATTCGTCTGGTGCCGGGTTTATTTGCGCTGATCTTCTTCAACTGCTTCAACAACTTTTTGGGCGGCGTCTTTATGTCGCTGATGGATGCCTACGGGCTGTCTCTGGTGTCGGTGCAGGTTTGGGGCATTGTGTGGGGCGTTTTGAGTTTGGGGTTTATTGTTGGCGGGCTGGGTGTGGCTCGATTTGGGTTGGGCAAAAGCCCGTTGCGCACCATGTTTTTATCCAACATTGTGATGTGGATAGTGGCGATGGGTTTCACAATTCAGCCGTCGATTATTTTGCTGGCGGTTGGATTGTTGGTGTATTTGTGCTTGATTCCTGTGGTCGAAGCTTCAGAGCAGCTGATCTTGCAGACGATGATTCCGCTGGAGCGTCAGGGACGGGTGTTTGGCTTTGCCCAAAGTGTTGAGCAGGCGGCCTCTCCGCTCACGGCATTTATGATTGGGCCGATCGCCCAGTTTCTGTTTATTCCTTTTATGACCACCGGGGCTGGGGTCGATTTGATTGGTCCCTGGTTTGGCACCGGCACCGATCGCGGCATTGCCCTGTTGTTCACCCTAACGGGCTGCGTGGGGCTGGTGGTGACGGTGCTGGCAATGCGATCGCGCGCCTACCGCAATCTGTCGGCAGATTATCAGCGGCGTTATGCCGAGACTGTTCAGCTTGAGGCTGGGAATTTGTGA